One window of Amaranthus tricolor cultivar Red isolate AtriRed21 chromosome 11, ASM2621246v1, whole genome shotgun sequence genomic DNA carries:
- the LOC130827284 gene encoding probable galacturonosyltransferase-like 7, whose translation MQWLLRFSGFFSAALIMIILSPSLQSFPPAEAIRSSSLASFSDHRFSFRRSPVFRNTHDYCPSVITRSRPIVCDPSLVHVAITLDVDYLRGSIAAVHSVLQHSLCPENIFFHFLTSVETQNLETLVKSTFPHLKFKLYPFDDRIVRPLISTSVRQALEQPLNYARNYLASLLEPCIRRVIYLDSDLILVDDIAKLWNTSLGSKTIGAPEYCHANFTKYFTPAFWSEKRFSGTFRNRKPCYFNTGVMVIDLVKWRAQGYTKRIERWMEIQRKERIYELGSLPPFLLVFAGHVAPIEHRWNQHGLGGDNVRGSCRDLHPGPVSLLHWSGSGKPWVRLDSRNACPLDSLWAPYDLYVHYTRR comes from the coding sequence ATGCAGTGGCTTCTTCGATTTTCCGGCTTCTTCTCTGCCGCATTAATCATGATTATTCTTTCTCCTTCCCTTCAATCCTTCCCACCTGCTGAAGCAATTCGATCGTCATCTCTTGCATCTTTTTCAGATCACAGATTCTCTTTCAGAAGGTCTCCTGTGTTCCGCAACACACACGATTATTGCCCTTCTGTAATCACTCGTTCTCGCCCTATTGTTTGTGACCCTTCATTGGTTCACGTCGCCATAACTCTTGATGTTGATTACCTTCGAGGTTCAATCGCTGCCGTTCATTCTGTTCTTCAACATTCTCTTTGTCCAGAAAATATTTTCTTCCATTTTCTCACCTCTGTTGAAACTCAGAATCTTGAAACTCTCGTGAAATCCACGTTTCCTCATCTGAAATTCAAGCTATATCCGTTTGATGATCGAATTGTTCGTCCCTTAATTTCTACATCTGTTCGTCAAGCCCTTGAACAACCCTTGAATTACGCACGAAATTACCTCGCTTCACTTCTTGAACCTTGTATTCGAAGGGTAATCTACTTAGACTCGGATCTAATCCTCGTCGATGACATTGCTAAACTCTGGAACACAAGTTTAGGATCCAAAACAATCGGAGCTCCGGAATACTGCCATGCCAATTTCACAAAATACTTCACCCCAGCATTCTGGTCAGAAAAACGTTTTTCCGGGACATTCAGAAACAGAAAACCATGCTACTTCAACACAGGGGTAATGGTGATTGATCTAGTAAAATGGAGAGCTCAAGGATACACAAAAAGAATCGAAAGATGGATGGAAATACAGAGAAAAGAAAGGATCTATGAATTGGGTTCATTGCCGCCATTTTTACTAGTATTTGCAGGCCATGTAGCTCCAATCGAACATAGATGGAATCAACATGGATTAGGAGGAGATAATGTTCGAGGAAGTTGCAGAGATTTACATCCAGGACCAGTTTCATTACTTCATTGGAGTGGTTCAGGGAAGCCATGGGTAAGACTTGATTCTAGAAATGCTTGTCCTTTGGATTCCCTTTGGGCTCCTTATGACTTGTACGTGCACTATACGCGCCGGTAA